A region from the Flavobacteriales bacterium genome encodes:
- a CDS encoding DUF4406 domain-containing protein: MIIGIAGPYSAPTAEQRQANLDALNAAAAHLLELGHVPVIGMNAALPVLEHADVADRYKAVMDISLAVIGACDALLLIGESPGANKERDLIRSQRKPVYMRIEDVPAP, from the coding sequence ATGATCATCGGCATCGCAGGCCCCTACTCCGCTCCCACCGCCGAACAGCGCCAGGCCAACCTGGACGCACTCAACGCAGCAGCCGCGCACCTGTTGGAACTGGGACACGTGCCTGTGATCGGTATGAACGCCGCGTTGCCCGTCCTGGAACACGCCGATGTTGCCGATCGCTACAAGGCCGTCATGGACATCTCCCTTGCCGTCATCGGTGCCTGCGATGCGCTGTTGTTGATCGGTGAAAGTCCAGGCGCCAACAAGGAACGCGACCTCATCCGTTCGCAACGCAAACCCGTGTACATGCGGATCGAAGACGTGCCCGCCCCATGA
- a CDS encoding inositol monophosphatase codes for MNELHLLTEQVAALCGQVAEFIRTESARFTEASVESKSLNNLVSYVDKGAEQRLVEGLGKLLPEAGFIAEEGTGTRRNGANWIIDPLDGTTNFVHGIPCYCISVGLHDGERMAVGVVLEVTRNESFTAWHGGGAFLNGSPIRVSARNTLQESLLATGFPYDDFGREAQYMQLLRELMHGSRGIRRLGSAAADLAYVACGRFEAFYEYGLNPWDVAAGALLVEEAGGQVTDFRSGDDWLFGEEIVASNGAIHGGLIGPIGKFFGRR; via the coding sequence ATGAACGAGCTGCATCTGCTCACTGAACAAGTCGCGGCGCTGTGCGGCCAAGTGGCGGAGTTCATCCGCACGGAAAGCGCGCGTTTCACGGAGGCCAGCGTGGAGAGCAAGAGCCTCAACAACCTGGTGAGCTACGTGGACAAGGGCGCCGAGCAACGCCTTGTGGAAGGCCTCGGAAAGTTGCTTCCGGAAGCGGGGTTCATCGCCGAGGAAGGAACCGGCACGCGTAGGAACGGCGCCAACTGGATCATCGACCCGCTGGACGGCACCACCAATTTCGTGCACGGCATCCCGTGCTATTGCATCAGCGTTGGCCTGCACGATGGCGAGCGCATGGCGGTGGGCGTGGTCCTGGAAGTGACGCGGAATGAATCCTTCACAGCGTGGCACGGCGGTGGTGCATTCCTCAATGGTTCTCCCATCCGCGTTTCGGCGCGCAACACACTGCAGGAGAGCCTGCTGGCCACCGGCTTCCCGTACGATGATTTCGGGCGCGAAGCGCAGTATATGCAGTTGCTGCGCGAGTTGATGCACGGTAGCCGTGGTATACGGCGCCTGGGCAGCGCGGCTGCGGACCTTGCTTATGTGGCTTGCGGGCGTTTCGAGGCGTTCTACGAGTACGGGCTGAATCCTTGGGACGTGGCTGCTGGCGCACTGTTGGTGGAAGAGGCTGGTGGACAGGTCACGGACTTCCGCAGCGGTGACGACTGGCTCTTCGGCGAAGAGATCGTGGCCAGCAACGGTGCCATCCATGGCGGGTTGATCGGGCCGATCGGCAAGTTCTTCGGGCGGAGGTGA
- a CDS encoding prolipoprotein diacylglyceryl transferase has protein sequence MYPTLYHALYDLTGIEWCFLKFLNSFGFFVALAFVAASWTLTVEIKRRGKLGQYQSTKAKTLVGGAPSTGDLVSTGIMGFVLGWKGWPILLDSCKVTDDAPGFLLSLQGNWFVGFAMAALMVGYSWWRGRGKGAPKEEEVEVHPYQLVGRITITAALWGMIGAKVFHWLESPEDFISFVKQPSAEGFITGLTMYGGLLVAGFMVIRFFRKHNMPVLPSMDSAAPGLMLAYAIGRIGCQVSGDGDWGIINSAYVSVGNGTITDAMPGEIDERIRMNAPYYERHFGSLDKVPMAAFKAPSFLPTWMVAYSYPNNVNGVGGNMIIGGTCFADHDADGRFKYCSFLDPPVYPTPLYETLICGLFFVVLWLVRKRMNIPGTLFCLYLMLNGFERFWIEKIRVNAPWLGDITQAEVISTVLFLVGLAGWIWLSRNAKHERAASAH, from the coding sequence ATGTACCCGACACTTTACCACGCGCTCTACGACCTCACCGGCATCGAATGGTGCTTCCTGAAGTTCCTCAACAGCTTCGGGTTCTTCGTGGCCCTGGCGTTCGTGGCGGCCAGTTGGACGCTCACGGTGGAGATCAAGCGGCGCGGAAAGCTGGGGCAGTACCAGAGCACCAAAGCGAAGACGCTGGTCGGTGGTGCACCCAGCACAGGTGATCTGGTGAGCACGGGCATCATGGGTTTCGTTCTCGGCTGGAAGGGCTGGCCCATTCTGCTCGACTCGTGCAAAGTGACCGACGACGCGCCGGGCTTCCTGCTCAGCTTACAAGGGAACTGGTTCGTGGGCTTCGCGATGGCCGCACTGATGGTGGGCTATTCGTGGTGGCGTGGGCGTGGCAAAGGCGCGCCGAAGGAGGAAGAAGTGGAGGTACACCCCTACCAGTTGGTGGGCCGCATCACCATTACGGCAGCGCTGTGGGGCATGATCGGCGCGAAGGTGTTCCATTGGCTGGAGAGCCCGGAGGACTTCATCAGCTTCGTGAAGCAACCCAGCGCCGAAGGCTTCATCACAGGCTTGACCATGTACGGCGGTCTGCTCGTGGCGGGCTTTATGGTCATCAGGTTCTTCCGCAAACACAACATGCCCGTGTTGCCGAGCATGGACAGTGCGGCACCCGGCCTGATGCTCGCCTACGCCATCGGGCGCATCGGATGCCAAGTGAGCGGCGATGGTGATTGGGGCATCATCAACAGCGCCTACGTCAGCGTGGGCAACGGCACCATCACTGATGCTATGCCCGGCGAGATCGATGAGCGGATCCGCATGAACGCACCCTATTACGAGCGTCATTTCGGTTCACTCGATAAGGTGCCGATGGCCGCGTTCAAAGCGCCGTCCTTCCTGCCGACGTGGATGGTGGCCTACTCCTACCCGAACAACGTGAACGGCGTGGGCGGTAACATGATCATTGGCGGCACCTGCTTCGCGGACCATGATGCCGATGGCCGTTTCAAGTACTGTAGTTTCCTCGACCCTCCCGTCTACCCTACCCCGCTCTATGAGACGCTCATCTGCGGCCTTTTCTTCGTGGTGCTTTGGTTGGTGCGGAAGCGGATGAACATTCCGGGCACTCTGTTCTGCCTCTACCTGATGTTGAACGGCTTCGAGCGGTTCTGGATAGAAAAGATCCGTGTGAACGCGCCATGGCTCGGCGACATCACCCAGGCCGAAGTCATATCGACGGTGTTGTTCCTCGTTGGGCTTGCCGGATGGATCTGGTTGTCACGCAACGCCAAGCATGAACGAGCTGCATCTGCTCACTGA